Part of the Oscillibacter hominis genome is shown below.
ACCGCCTATTACGCCATCAATGGCGCGGCATTTTTCGCGGAGCTTCTGGCACTGACCCTGGTGGGCTGCGCGGCCGCCTGCCTTCAGTTCTACGCGGCCATGGCCGTGGGCTACAGCTTTGCCAACCACAAGACGCTTTTGTCCGTGGTGTTCTTCTTTGCCTTCCAGTTTGTCATGCAGATCTTAGGAACTATGGGGCTCTTCGGCATCGACGATCTGAACCTCTCCTGGGAGCTGAACGGCGTGACCGCCCTGCATGTGGGCATGTCGATCGCCATTGTGGCCGTGGCACTCTACGGCGCGGTGTTCTACGTCATCACCACGCTGATGCTGAAAAAGCACCTGAACCTGGAGTAAAAGAGAAACAAGAGGGCCGGCGGGGTTCCGCCGGCCCTCTCTTTATTTACGCGCTTATAAGACCTGCCGCCCATCCGCCCAGACGGCGGTGATGCAGTGCTCCTGGCGGCGGTAGACGCAGCGCTCCACCCGCTCCCGGACGCTCAGGGGCCGCACAGAGGGCAGGGCGGAATCCTCCAGCACAATGGCGTGGAGCCTGTCGCCCACGGCAAAGCCGTTCCCGGCCCCAAACCACCTGTGGCCGGCGGTGGTGCCCAAGTAGAGGGCCTCCTCCACGGTGAGGAAGGGCTCCTGCCACTGGGAGTGGATGCGCCGGACCTTGGAGGAGCGGATGGTGGAGGCCACCACATCCAGCATGTGGAGCATGGTGCTGCCGGCCATGTCAGAGCCAAGGGCCACCCACACGCCTTCGTCCAGCATGGTGCGCACCGGGGCAATGCCGGAACACAGCGCCACATTGGAGTCGGCGCAGTGGACGGACAGGACGTTTGCACGGCGCATGGCGTCCCGCTCCTCCCGGTCGGAGTGGACGCAGTGGGCCATCACCGTGTGGTCCTTCCAAAGACCGAACTTTTCATAGGACTGGTAGTAGCGCGGGCAGTCCGGATGGAGGGATCGGACCAGCTCCATCTCCTGTAGGTTTTCGGAGAGGTGGGACTGGACCCGCAGGCCCCGCTCTGCCGCGGTGGCACCCAAAAAGGCCATCAGCTCGTCGGTGCAGGAGGGGGTGAAGCGGGGGGTGAGGATGGGCGCGATGCCGCGGATGCCCTCGCAGCCTTCCAGCCAGCGCAGTGTCTCCCGGATGG
Proteins encoded:
- a CDS encoding amidohydrolase family protein, with the translated sequence MAIEILKGNLADFPALGELRITEGGYLVLEDGVIQGVHSRLPQCYAACPVIDYGSRIVMQSFADLHLHAPQYPMLGMGMDLPLLEWLQTYTFQTEARFADTDFARAVYRQLARELIENGTTRVCMFSSLHTDATLILMEELSRAGITGYVGKVNMDRRGVPGVLEETTEESIRETLRWLEGCEGIRGIAPILTPRFTPSCTDELMAFLGATAAERGLRVQSHLSENLQEMELVRSLHPDCPRYYQSYEKFGLWKDHTVMAHCVHSDREERDAMRRANVLSVHCADSNVALCSGIAPVRTMLDEGVWVALGSDMAGSTMLHMLDVVASTIRSSKVRRIHSQWQEPFLTVEEALYLGTTAGHRWFGAGNGFAVGDRLHAIVLEDSALPSVRPLSVRERVERCVYRRQEHCITAVWADGRQVL